A genomic window from Coleofasciculus chthonoplastes PCC 7420 includes:
- a CDS encoding translation initiation factor encodes MSKRKSSNSSQKRVAYQEFGSNSAATERGVQELPPNQQNLRVQASRKGRKGKTVTVITGFQCKPDTLTQLLKQLKTKCGSGGTVKDDTLEIQGDHAQKLLEILTQLGYKAKISGG; translated from the coding sequence CCCAAAAGCGCGTAGCTTACCAAGAATTTGGTAGTAATTCGGCGGCTACGGAACGCGGAGTCCAAGAACTTCCGCCCAATCAGCAAAACTTGCGCGTTCAAGCGTCTCGCAAGGGGCGCAAGGGTAAAACAGTGACAGTGATTACTGGTTTTCAATGTAAACCCGATACCTTAACCCAACTTCTCAAACAGCTTAAAACTAAATGTGGTAGTGGTGGCACGGTTAAAGATGATACCTTGGAAATTCAAGGGGATCATGCTCAAAAATTGCTGGAAATTTTGACGCAGTTGGGGTATAAAGCCAAAATTAGTGGCGGTTAG
- a CDS encoding Uma2 family endonuclease, whose protein sequence is MIASPQHPYLTPDQYLTMEEQSPIKHEYIDGQIYAMAGANDSHVTIAGNLFALLRSHVRGSGCRVYISDMKARIESLNRFYYPDVIVTCDPRDQETSTYKRFPTLIVEVLSDSTEAFDRGDKFADYQELESLRDYVLINTKRQRVDCFHRNDEGLWVLQFYTPIQQEFKLESIGFTVTFVALYEDVDF, encoded by the coding sequence ATGATTGCTTCTCCTCAACATCCTTATCTTACACCTGACCAATACCTGACAATGGAAGAACAGAGTCCAATAAAACATGAATATATTGATGGGCAAATCTATGCTATGGCTGGAGCCAATGACTCTCATGTTACGATTGCTGGAAATCTTTTTGCTCTACTCCGTAGTCATGTCCGAGGTTCGGGTTGTCGAGTCTATATTTCCGATATGAAAGCCCGCATAGAATCGTTAAATCGGTTCTATTATCCTGATGTTATTGTTACTTGTGATCCACGAGATCAAGAAACCTCAACGTATAAGCGATTCCCGACTCTGATTGTTGAAGTTTTATCGGATTCGACTGAAGCATTTGATCGAGGTGATAAATTTGCTGACTATCAGGAATTGGAAAGTCTCCGTGACTATGTATTAATTAATACCAAACGGCAACGAGTTGATTGCTTTCACCGCAATGATGAAGGGCTATGGGTGTTGCAGTTTTATACTCCTATACAGCAAGAATTTAAACTCGAAAGTATTGGTTTCACAGTAACCTTTGTTGCGCTTTATGAAGATGTAGATTTTTAA